Proteins encoded by one window of Streptomyces sp. NBC_01477:
- a CDS encoding GntR family transcriptional regulator — MGAGQPGGALGAARERVLAALRRAIVAGELRPGDRLVERDLAERFAVSRVPVREAIRALVAEGFVVAESPRRLAVRRLTRVDVEELFELREALEVYAAGLAAERAGPADLAELRDILDRAARATAELDAEKITGLNTHFHDRVLAMAGNSLLTAALEPVEGRLRWLTRQNDAWPQLLAEHRGLADAVAARDPEKARALALAHVRANRLITLRVLFGDAAP; from the coding sequence ATGGGGGCGGGGCAACCCGGGGGTGCGCTGGGCGCGGCGCGCGAACGCGTGCTCGCCGCCCTGCGCCGCGCCATCGTGGCCGGTGAACTGCGGCCCGGCGACCGGCTGGTGGAGCGGGACCTCGCCGAGCGCTTCGCCGTCTCCCGGGTGCCGGTCCGCGAGGCGATCAGGGCGCTGGTCGCCGAGGGCTTCGTGGTGGCCGAGTCACCGCGCCGGCTGGCGGTACGCCGGCTGACCCGCGTCGACGTCGAGGAGCTGTTCGAGCTGCGCGAGGCCCTGGAGGTCTACGCGGCGGGACTCGCCGCGGAGCGGGCCGGCCCCGCCGACCTCGCCGAACTCCGCGACATCCTGGACCGGGCGGCCCGGGCCACCGCCGAGCTGGACGCCGAGAAGATCACCGGGCTGAACACCCACTTCCACGACCGCGTCCTGGCGATGGCGGGCAACTCCCTGCTGACCGCGGCCCTGGAGCCGGTCGAGGGCCGGCTGCGCTGGCTGACCCGGCAGAACGACGCCTGGCCCCAGCTGCTGGCGGAACACCGCGGGCTGGCCGACGCCGTCGCCGCCCGGGACCCGGAGAAGGCCCGCGCACTCGCCCTGGCCCACGTGCGCGCCAACCGCCTGATCACGCTGCGGGTCCTCTTCGGCGACGCGGCTCCCTGA
- a CDS encoding NmrA family NAD(P)-binding protein: MTAQPVPAAAEPDARPVVVTGATGKQGGATARRLLAGGRPVRAVVRDTAAPAAAALQQAGADLVRADFDDPSSLPAALEGAAGLFAVPPVAYGPAGTDTEREFARGRALTDAASAAGIEHVVFTGIASIPEPPTAADGKNRIEHYLREHIAQVTVLRPVRFMTNYLASAAMGLDGIADGVHRHIFPPDEPLQIIALEDIAEFAALAFDRPERFAGRTLELAGDAPTPAEAVAAITEATGIPVRYEQLTQQEAAALNPEIARIRERWMSGARWHADIEVLRVVHPGLRTLTDWLAESGAAALRARLPGAAQPPRP, translated from the coding sequence ATGACCGCTCAGCCCGTACCCGCCGCCGCCGAGCCCGACGCCCGCCCCGTCGTCGTGACCGGGGCGACCGGCAAGCAGGGCGGCGCCACCGCCCGCCGGCTCCTGGCGGGAGGCCGGCCGGTCCGCGCGGTCGTACGCGACACGGCCGCGCCCGCCGCCGCGGCGCTGCAGCAGGCCGGGGCCGACCTCGTACGCGCCGACTTCGACGACCCGTCGAGCCTGCCGGCGGCGCTGGAGGGCGCCGCGGGCCTGTTCGCCGTGCCGCCGGTGGCCTACGGGCCGGCCGGCACCGACACGGAGCGGGAATTCGCCCGCGGCCGCGCGCTGACCGACGCCGCCTCGGCCGCGGGGATCGAGCACGTCGTCTTCACCGGCATCGCGTCCATCCCCGAGCCGCCGACCGCCGCCGACGGCAAGAACCGCATCGAGCACTACCTGCGGGAGCACATCGCCCAGGTGACCGTGCTGCGCCCCGTACGGTTCATGACGAACTACCTCGCCTCGGCCGCGATGGGCCTGGACGGCATCGCCGACGGTGTGCACCGGCACATTTTCCCGCCGGACGAGCCGCTCCAGATCATCGCGCTGGAGGACATCGCGGAATTCGCCGCGCTGGCCTTCGACCGGCCGGAGCGGTTCGCCGGAAGGACGCTGGAGCTGGCCGGGGACGCCCCGACCCCGGCCGAGGCGGTCGCCGCGATCACGGAGGCGACGGGCATCCCCGTGCGCTACGAGCAGCTCACGCAGCAGGAGGCCGCCGCGCTCAACCCCGAGATCGCCCGCATCAGGGAGCGCTGGATGTCCGGCGCGCGCTGGCACGCCGACATCGAGGTGCTGCGGGTCGTGCACCCCGGCCTGCGCACCCTCACCGACTGGCTCGCCGAGTCCGGCGCCGCCGCGCTGCGCGCCCGGCTGCCCGGCGCCGCACAGCCGCCCCGGCCGTGA
- a CDS encoding NUDIX hydrolase, with the protein MTLFYGAAHALIERDGRFLVTRRSAVDDYMPLKWDLPGGTVDPGESLEDALVREVHEETKIKVDIEHLLYAYTNLATLPERQTFQTVFLCRYMGGDVELDPADHDQFVWASKSEIDGLDAMAFLAGFRETVMYRTVK; encoded by the coding sequence ATGACGTTGTTCTACGGGGCGGCGCACGCACTCATCGAGCGGGACGGACGTTTTCTGGTAACGCGCAGGTCAGCCGTGGACGACTACATGCCGCTCAAATGGGATCTGCCGGGGGGCACGGTCGACCCCGGCGAGAGCCTGGAGGACGCCCTCGTCCGCGAGGTGCACGAGGAAACCAAGATCAAGGTCGACATCGAGCACCTTCTCTACGCGTACACCAATCTGGCCACCCTTCCCGAGCGTCAGACGTTCCAGACGGTCTTCCTCTGCCGCTACATGGGCGGCGACGTGGAACTCGACCCCGCCGACCACGACCAGTTCGTCTGGGCGTCGAAGAGCGAGATCGACGGGCTGGACGCCATGGCGTTCCTGGCCGGCTTCCGCGAGACCGTGATGTATCGCACCGTGAAATAG
- a CDS encoding TetR/AcrR family transcriptional regulator has product MTAAPPGAGRADARRNRTKVLLAAVRAFGEQGLEVSLGEIARQAGVGTGTVYRHFPSKEILLEAVLVQHVDDLVAAARRWSGQAAPTAALFGFLRDVIDRSARRSYVCDAVTGDTSWPRPLLAASAQRFHQALAGLLRAAQQSGGVRADVGPDDVTALTIGCVAMRARGRAGGARMVHLTLEGLRGPAAVTEGRTFRHLPGGRHATAPRCEECEAELASRATGRPARYCGATCRQRAHRRRLGR; this is encoded by the coding sequence ATGACCGCTGCTCCCCCCGGCGCCGGCCGGGCCGACGCCCGCCGCAACCGTACGAAGGTGCTCCTCGCGGCCGTACGGGCCTTCGGCGAGCAGGGCCTGGAGGTGTCGCTCGGCGAGATCGCGCGGCAGGCGGGCGTCGGCACCGGCACCGTCTACCGGCACTTCCCGAGCAAGGAGATCCTGCTGGAGGCGGTGCTCGTCCAGCACGTGGACGACCTGGTCGCCGCCGCCCGGCGGTGGTCCGGGCAGGCCGCTCCCACCGCGGCCCTCTTCGGATTCCTGCGCGACGTCATCGACAGGTCCGCGCGCCGCAGTTACGTCTGCGACGCGGTCACCGGCGACACGAGCTGGCCGCGCCCGCTGCTCGCCGCGTCCGCGCAGCGCTTCCACCAGGCGCTGGCCGGACTGCTGCGCGCGGCCCAGCAGTCCGGCGGGGTGCGCGCCGACGTCGGCCCGGACGACGTCACCGCGCTCACCATCGGCTGCGTGGCCATGCGGGCCCGGGGCCGGGCCGGCGGCGCCCGGATGGTCCACCTGACGCTCGAAGGCCTGCGCGGTCCGGCGGCGGTCACGGAAGGGCGTACGTTTCGTCACCTGCCCGGAGGACGTCACGCAACCGCGCCCCGGTGCGAGGAGTGCGAGGCCGAACTCGCCTCCCGCGCCACCGGCCGCCCGGCGCGCTACTGCGGCGCGACCTGCCGCCAGCGGGCCCACCGCCGCCGTCTCGGGCGCTGA
- a CDS encoding NtaA/DmoA family FMN-dependent monooxygenase (This protein belongs to a clade of FMN-dependent monooxygenases, within a broader family of flavin-dependent oxidoreductases, the luciferase-like monooxygenase (LMM) family, some of whose members use coenzyme F420 rather than FMN.), with the protein MSAKRPRTLKTVTGAGGTSETYDLAIDPTRSTLSTAVRVAKLAEAARIDALFTADLLSFGAQGAIGSQEPLVFVSALSQVTSQIGLIATVSTTFHHPYNLARLFGTLDHVSNGRAAWNLVTSSLGEENFGPGGLPSPEDRYARAAETLEVVNALWDSWEPGALTVGADGRAVLHPERVHPVNHSGRFFDVAGPLNIPPLPQRRPVQIQAGQSEAGIALGGRYAEMVFTSLPDLDTALDFTRKIRGQAERLGRAGGLPLILSSFHATYGATEEEARRLVREKRESIDFERGRALVADMLGGGVDLSDLPLDATLPESLLPDITSVNRRRGRVDIFTGYARQGYTLRELVIAAQDTGHWAAAGTPEQLADAIEERFNAGVLDAILLGGLADPRQHDFVVNGLLHELRRRKLVTEDYTGTTLRENLGLELPPRTGAPVRGGQGATTA; encoded by the coding sequence GTGAGCGCGAAGCGGCCCAGGACGCTGAAGACCGTGACCGGCGCCGGCGGCACGTCGGAGACCTACGACCTCGCGATCGACCCCACCCGGTCCACGCTGAGCACCGCGGTGCGGGTGGCGAAGCTCGCCGAGGCCGCGAGGATCGACGCGCTGTTCACCGCCGACCTGCTCAGCTTCGGCGCCCAGGGCGCGATCGGGTCGCAGGAGCCACTGGTCTTCGTCTCGGCGCTGAGCCAGGTGACCTCGCAGATCGGCCTGATCGCCACGGTCTCGACCACCTTCCACCACCCGTACAACCTGGCCCGGCTGTTCGGCACCCTCGACCACGTCAGCAACGGGCGGGCCGCCTGGAATCTGGTGACCTCCTCCCTCGGCGAGGAGAATTTCGGCCCCGGCGGCCTGCCCAGCCCCGAGGACCGCTACGCGCGGGCCGCCGAGACGCTGGAGGTGGTGAACGCGCTGTGGGACAGCTGGGAGCCCGGTGCGCTGACCGTCGGCGCGGACGGCCGGGCGGTACTGCACCCGGAGCGGGTGCACCCCGTCAACCACTCCGGCCGGTTCTTCGATGTGGCAGGCCCGCTGAACATCCCGCCGCTGCCGCAGCGGCGCCCGGTGCAGATCCAGGCGGGCCAGTCCGAGGCGGGCATCGCGCTGGGCGGGCGCTACGCCGAGATGGTCTTCACCTCGCTCCCCGACCTGGACACCGCGCTGGACTTCACCCGGAAGATCCGCGGCCAGGCCGAGCGGCTCGGCCGGGCCGGCGGGCTGCCGCTGATCCTCAGCTCCTTCCACGCCACCTACGGCGCCACCGAGGAGGAGGCCCGGCGGCTGGTGCGCGAGAAGCGCGAGTCGATCGACTTCGAGCGCGGGCGCGCCCTGGTGGCCGACATGCTCGGCGGCGGGGTGGACCTGTCGGACCTCCCGCTCGACGCGACGCTGCCGGAGAGCCTGCTGCCCGACATCACCTCGGTGAACCGCCGCCGGGGCCGGGTCGACATCTTCACCGGCTACGCGCGCCAGGGCTACACGCTGCGGGAGCTGGTCATCGCGGCCCAGGACACCGGCCACTGGGCCGCCGCGGGGACGCCCGAGCAGCTCGCTGACGCGATCGAGGAGCGCTTCAACGCCGGTGTCCTGGACGCGATCCTGCTCGGCGGCCTCGCGGACCCGCGGCAGCACGACTTCGTCGTCAACGGCCTGCTGCACGAGCTGCGCAGGCGCAAGCTCGTCACCGAGGACTACACCGGCACCACCCTGCGCGAGAACCTCGGGCTCGAACTGCCGCCCCGCACCGGAGCGCCGGTACGCGGCGGGCAGGGAGCGACGACGGCGTGA
- a CDS encoding aspartate/glutamate racemase family protein → MRIAVTNCNTTTAMTERIVRGARTAAGPGTLITGHTPDWGPASAEGWLDSYLSAAAVLDLLRRLEGPVDAVVMAGFGEHGREGARELLDVPVVDITEAAAHLACLLGRRYGVVTTLDRTVGQIQDSLHTAGVGQNCAAVVGTGLAVLDLDEDSDLVTGAFVAAGRRAMAAGAEVLVLGCAGMTGLERGVSAALGLPVVDGVGAAVRLAESLVALGLTTSRSGGYAKPLPKHRTWHPRSPG, encoded by the coding sequence GTGCGGATCGCGGTGACCAACTGCAACACCACCACGGCGATGACCGAGCGGATCGTGCGGGGTGCCAGGACCGCCGCCGGTCCCGGCACCCTGATCACCGGCCACACCCCCGACTGGGGGCCCGCGTCGGCCGAGGGCTGGCTGGACAGCTACCTGTCGGCCGCGGCTGTGCTCGACCTGCTGCGGCGGCTGGAGGGTCCGGTGGACGCGGTGGTGATGGCCGGGTTCGGCGAGCACGGGCGCGAGGGCGCCCGCGAACTGCTCGACGTACCGGTGGTCGACATCACCGAGGCCGCCGCCCACCTGGCCTGTCTGCTCGGCCGCAGATACGGCGTCGTCACCACGCTGGACCGCACCGTCGGGCAGATCCAGGACAGCCTGCACACCGCGGGCGTCGGCCAGAACTGCGCCGCCGTGGTCGGCACCGGGCTGGCCGTCCTGGACCTGGACGAGGACTCCGACCTGGTGACGGGCGCTTTCGTCGCCGCGGGACGCCGGGCCATGGCGGCCGGCGCCGAGGTCCTGGTGCTGGGCTGCGCCGGGATGACGGGCCTGGAGCGCGGCGTCTCGGCCGCGCTGGGGCTTCCGGTGGTCGACGGGGTCGGCGCCGCCGTCCGGCTCGCGGAGTCGCTGGTGGCGCTCGGCCTGACCACCAGCCGGTCCGGCGGCTACGCCAAACCCCTCCCGAAGCACCGCACCTGGCACCCGCGGTCCCCGGGCTGA
- a CDS encoding radical SAM protein, whose translation MRVRSVDIYVTYRCNLRCTHCFVGDNLSTGQSFAHDSLAHLIAAAPRLWGTEEVTFLGGEPTLYPGIADAVLLAQARGLHVRIVTNGGHGFRSFVGRFEGARLPVVGVSIDGSNPATHDAVRGERSFQRMRENVERARERGYEMFGIMSVSRSNAHDAGAILALCDRLGFGWVNVHYVSNRGFATPEMVLPVPEWRSLVREIKEQSAGLRIDVRLERTFVPAGDHRRYCAVRSSDNLLFLPDGRVFMCPMFIDVPEAHSFTWSGTELLGRPGAETEGILSRAESAAHCPAMRHVNARLNSDVLDAGLEISCVLEKTRLSGGLVVDEK comes from the coding sequence GTGCGAGTGCGATCCGTGGACATCTACGTCACCTACCGGTGCAACCTGCGCTGCACGCACTGCTTCGTCGGCGACAACCTGTCGACCGGCCAGAGTTTCGCCCACGATTCGCTGGCACACCTGATCGCCGCTGCCCCCCGGCTGTGGGGCACCGAGGAGGTGACCTTCCTCGGCGGCGAGCCGACGCTCTACCCCGGGATCGCCGACGCGGTCCTGCTGGCGCAGGCGCGGGGACTGCACGTACGGATCGTGACCAACGGGGGGCACGGTTTCCGGTCCTTCGTCGGCCGTTTCGAGGGCGCACGACTGCCGGTGGTCGGCGTCAGTATCGACGGCTCGAACCCCGCGACCCATGACGCCGTTCGTGGCGAGCGGTCCTTCCAGCGCATGAGGGAGAACGTCGAAAGGGCCCGGGAGCGCGGCTACGAGATGTTCGGCATCATGTCGGTGAGCAGGAGCAACGCGCACGACGCCGGCGCCATTCTCGCGCTGTGCGACCGCCTCGGCTTCGGCTGGGTGAATGTGCACTACGTCTCCAACCGGGGTTTCGCCACACCGGAGATGGTGCTGCCGGTTCCGGAATGGCGGTCGCTGGTCCGGGAGATCAAGGAACAGTCGGCCGGTCTCCGGATCGACGTCCGGCTGGAGCGCACCTTCGTTCCGGCCGGTGACCACCGCAGGTACTGCGCGGTCCGCAGCAGTGACAATCTGCTGTTCCTGCCGGACGGCCGGGTTTTCATGTGCCCGATGTTCATCGACGTCCCAGAAGCACACTCCTTCACCTGGTCGGGCACCGAACTCCTCGGCCGGCCGGGAGCGGAAACCGAGGGGATACTGAGCCGGGCGGAAAGCGCGGCGCACTGCCCGGCCATGCGTCATGTGAACGCGCGGCTCAATTCCGACGTGCTGGACGCGGGACTGGAAATATCCTGCGTGCTCGAAAAGACTCGTCTCAGCGGGGGGCTGGTTGTCGATGAGAAGTGA
- a CDS encoding SUMF1/EgtB/PvdO family nonheme iron enzyme, which translates to MSVNAFAHARALVVGVEKYAAGPDWTLTGPAADARRFTDWLLAMGTPPGHVSLFANSATASATDDWRRRTGVEVAEPTSDAVHAVLLDVVREHACDVFFLFWGGHGITDPEGHLRLFTSDAREEVLRNVDMDDLMLALRSSSFARVKRQILLVDACRRYVSHRELRRGLPTVSVPKGDLVQTDQFALCATREGELAANLTAAGTGRLSSVLLRELPVTPGTLPDMELVAQRVGAEFDRLRASGSTTQVPVFYSSRGYDGSLRSNQLAPWATPAAAAPAADERQYVQRLARTLESRLVGEVRVSGMGPSFDSLERSSVVTRAQVRSTAISAEHTLVPDVIGYTRRTRIRRMIVTGAPGIGKSVLLDLLALAQCRAYQVDRSTVPVLAVIGGRGGPESAFAGIEQILRDRAGFLDGSALDDVLHRCVFYLDDFDELTPEHQRMVLDFMRAHPNASITLSTRSTRGLDWSVPNCVEVELLPLDPPEVLRQLECELGTEDAEELFWQLAGHDYEVVRDSWSLAGGDREQLWSLSARVPRRVPGEVAALRLRLLRDPPAALQLARIPFLLRAMVTIRRTGEYLDLSRPDVLDHLVTSLWSRPHAEAGYHDLTLDRLFAGLGPLAEHLIRVRQDRQDLASATALLTGAGEPSAARLIEAAVMAGLVDQDSSGITFRHRVIRDYFAAAALAARIPDGIAVADYIDPAAWWTESPWRAALGFVPQFHGTPGPVVGWLGEAQPELAAMCVQRGESSDDTARRTLRGVIRARLAGTPVRPPAELAALGRALAMVGDDRPGVGVGHTTAAAVPVIEWVLVPQQRVPVSGSAAVAVPAFFMSRYPVTNAQYEVFLRDGGYRSDGHWTRDGIACRNRLGWCAPEQYGPPFDLPNHPIVGVSYHEARAFGDWLGSLRRERVAIPTVTQWMAAARSADGFDGYPWGDDFSTTRSNSRQTDIRTTTAVGLFASGASHFGLLDCGGNVWELCAPDPGPRGAAWRGGFRGKSPADRYLPIKGGSFAHYWCSVKTRTDVTVRETDREWDVGFRLMKQL; encoded by the coding sequence GTGTCCGTGAACGCCTTCGCGCACGCCCGCGCGCTGGTGGTGGGGGTCGAGAAGTACGCCGCAGGACCGGACTGGACGCTGACGGGTCCGGCCGCCGACGCGCGGCGCTTCACCGACTGGCTGCTGGCCATGGGCACGCCGCCGGGCCATGTCAGCCTGTTCGCCAACTCCGCCACCGCCTCGGCCACGGACGACTGGCGGCGGCGTACGGGCGTCGAGGTGGCCGAACCGACCTCCGACGCCGTGCACGCCGTGCTCCTCGACGTCGTCCGGGAGCACGCGTGCGACGTCTTCTTCCTCTTCTGGGGCGGGCACGGCATCACCGACCCCGAGGGCCACCTGCGGCTTTTCACCAGCGACGCGCGCGAGGAGGTGCTGCGCAACGTCGACATGGACGATCTGATGCTCGCCCTGCGCTCCTCGTCCTTCGCGCGGGTCAAGCGGCAGATCCTGCTGGTCGACGCCTGCCGCCGGTACGTCTCGCACCGCGAGCTGCGCCGGGGGCTGCCGACGGTGTCGGTGCCGAAGGGCGACCTCGTCCAGACCGACCAGTTCGCGCTGTGCGCCACCCGGGAAGGCGAGCTGGCGGCCAACCTCACCGCCGCGGGAACCGGCCGGCTGTCCTCCGTACTGCTCAGGGAACTGCCGGTGACACCGGGGACGCTGCCGGACATGGAGCTGGTCGCCCAGCGGGTCGGCGCCGAGTTCGACCGGCTGCGGGCGAGCGGCAGCACCACGCAGGTGCCGGTGTTCTACTCCTCCCGCGGATACGACGGCAGCCTGCGGTCGAACCAGCTGGCGCCCTGGGCGACGCCCGCCGCGGCGGCACCGGCGGCCGACGAGCGGCAGTACGTACAGCGGCTGGCCCGCACGCTGGAGAGCCGGCTCGTGGGAGAGGTCCGGGTCAGCGGCATGGGGCCGTCGTTCGACTCCCTGGAGCGGTCGTCGGTGGTGACCAGGGCGCAGGTGCGCAGTACGGCCATCAGTGCCGAGCACACGCTGGTGCCCGACGTCATCGGCTACACGCGCCGCACGCGGATCCGCCGGATGATCGTCACCGGCGCGCCCGGGATCGGCAAGAGCGTGCTGCTGGACCTGCTGGCGCTGGCGCAGTGCCGCGCCTACCAGGTGGACCGCTCGACCGTTCCGGTCCTGGCGGTGATCGGCGGCCGGGGCGGCCCGGAGAGCGCATTCGCCGGGATCGAGCAGATCCTCCGCGACCGGGCGGGCTTCCTCGACGGCTCGGCCCTGGACGACGTCCTGCACCGGTGCGTCTTCTACCTCGACGACTTCGACGAGCTGACGCCCGAACACCAGCGCATGGTGCTGGACTTCATGCGCGCCCACCCGAACGCGTCGATCACGCTGTCGACCCGCTCCACCCGCGGCCTCGACTGGTCCGTGCCGAACTGCGTGGAGGTGGAGTTGCTGCCGCTGGACCCGCCCGAGGTCCTGCGCCAGCTGGAGTGCGAGCTGGGCACGGAGGACGCCGAGGAATTGTTCTGGCAACTGGCCGGCCACGACTACGAGGTGGTCAGGGACAGCTGGAGCCTGGCCGGGGGCGACCGCGAGCAGTTGTGGTCGCTGTCCGCGCGGGTGCCGCGGAGGGTGCCGGGAGAGGTCGCCGCGCTGCGGCTGCGGCTGCTGCGCGATCCGCCGGCCGCCCTCCAGCTGGCCCGAATACCGTTCCTGCTGCGGGCGATGGTGACCATCCGGCGGACCGGGGAGTATCTCGACCTGTCCCGCCCTGATGTCCTGGACCACCTGGTCACCTCGCTGTGGAGCAGGCCGCACGCCGAGGCCGGCTACCACGATCTGACCCTCGACCGGCTCTTCGCCGGCCTCGGCCCGCTCGCCGAGCACCTCATCCGGGTGCGCCAGGACCGGCAGGACCTGGCCTCGGCGACCGCGCTGCTGACCGGGGCGGGGGAGCCGTCCGCCGCACGGCTCATCGAGGCCGCGGTGATGGCGGGCCTCGTCGACCAGGACAGCTCGGGCATCACCTTCCGCCACCGGGTGATCCGGGACTACTTCGCCGCGGCGGCGCTGGCCGCCAGGATCCCGGACGGCATCGCGGTGGCCGACTACATCGATCCGGCAGCCTGGTGGACCGAGTCCCCCTGGCGCGCGGCCCTGGGATTCGTCCCGCAATTCCACGGCACCCCCGGCCCGGTCGTGGGCTGGCTCGGCGAGGCGCAGCCGGAGCTGGCCGCGATGTGCGTCCAGCGGGGCGAGTCGTCCGACGACACGGCGCGGCGGACGCTCCGCGGCGTCATCAGGGCGCGGCTCGCCGGGACGCCGGTCCGTCCGCCCGCCGAACTCGCCGCGCTCGGCCGCGCCCTCGCCATGGTCGGGGACGACCGCCCCGGCGTCGGGGTCGGGCACACGACGGCGGCGGCCGTTCCGGTCATCGAGTGGGTTCTCGTGCCGCAGCAGCGCGTCCCGGTGTCCGGGTCCGCCGCGGTCGCGGTGCCGGCCTTCTTCATGAGCAGGTACCCGGTCACCAACGCGCAGTACGAGGTGTTCCTGCGCGACGGGGGCTACCGCAGCGACGGCCACTGGACGCGGGACGGCATCGCTTGCAGGAACCGGCTCGGATGGTGCGCTCCCGAGCAGTACGGGCCGCCGTTCGACCTTCCCAACCACCCCATCGTCGGCGTCAGTTACCACGAGGCCCGGGCGTTCGGCGACTGGCTGGGCTCGCTGCGCAGGGAACGGGTCGCGATCCCCACCGTCACGCAGTGGATGGCGGCGGCCAGATCCGCCGACGGCTTCGACGGATACCCGTGGGGCGACGACTTCTCGACCACCCGCAGCAACAGCCGGCAGACCGACATCAGGACCACCACCGCGGTCGGGCTGTTCGCCTCGGGGGCCAGCCACTTCGGCCTCCTCGACTGCGGCGGCAACGTCTGGGAGCTGTGCGCGCCCGACCCCGGACCGCGCGGGGCGGCCTGGCGCGGCGGATTCCGCGGCAAGTCCCCCGCGGACCGCTACCTCCCGATCAAGGGCGGCTCCTTCGCGCACTACTGGTGCTCGGTGAAGACCAGGACCGATGTGACCGTGCGCGAGACCGATCGTGAATGGGACGTCGGCTTCCGCCTGATGAAGCAGCTGTAG
- a CDS encoding NCS1 family nucleobase:cation symporter-1 codes for MSVTDLTDPPGTGLPASPDPRLTNEDLAPSTTRNWRSFDLFAMWMSDVHNLGNYTFAAGLLVLGLSAWQIFSSLLVGFAIIFVGMNLMGRIGQRTGVPFPVVARISFGVWGANIPALIRAVIAIMWYGIQTYLASVAIDVLLLTARPGLASWTHHSFLGLDALGWASFLTLWVVQALIISRGMESVRRFQDFCGPAIWVVMIALAVWILAKAHWSIPLTRTPHPVSTAEQVRQWFGAIGLILATYGTLMLNFCDFARFAPDERTVRRGNFWGLPINSSAFALLSVIVTAGSIKVYGSAITDPALLIAKVGNTAVLVIGALTFAIATMGVNIVANFVSPAYDVANVWPQRISFRVGGLISTVAALLVTPWNLYSNPDVVNYFLGGLGAFLGPLFGIIMVDYYLVKGGRIDVPALFDAGPDGPYHYRRGVNLRAVGAFVPTAAVSAVIALVHTFSQTAPYSWFIGTASAALLYLALNRGRTAERAAPEPSVPSPAAAGPN; via the coding sequence GTGTCCGTCACCGACCTCACCGACCCGCCCGGCACCGGCCTGCCCGCCTCGCCCGATCCCCGGCTGACCAACGAAGACCTCGCCCCCTCCACCACCCGCAACTGGCGCTCCTTCGACCTGTTCGCCATGTGGATGTCCGACGTCCACAACCTCGGCAACTACACCTTCGCCGCGGGCCTGCTGGTGCTCGGCCTCAGCGCGTGGCAGATCTTCTCGTCGCTGCTCGTCGGCTTCGCCATCATCTTCGTCGGCATGAACCTGATGGGCCGGATCGGCCAGCGCACCGGTGTGCCGTTCCCGGTCGTGGCGCGGATCAGCTTCGGCGTCTGGGGTGCGAACATCCCGGCGCTGATCCGGGCCGTGATCGCCATCATGTGGTACGGCATCCAGACCTATCTGGCCTCCGTCGCCATCGATGTGCTGCTGCTCACCGCCCGCCCCGGGCTGGCGAGTTGGACGCACCACAGCTTCCTGGGCCTGGACGCGCTCGGCTGGGCGTCGTTCCTGACCCTGTGGGTGGTGCAGGCGCTGATCATCAGCCGGGGCATGGAGTCGGTGCGCCGCTTCCAGGACTTCTGCGGTCCGGCGATCTGGGTGGTGATGATCGCGCTCGCGGTGTGGATCCTGGCCAAGGCCCACTGGAGCATCCCGCTCACCCGCACCCCGCACCCGGTGTCCACCGCGGAGCAGGTCCGCCAGTGGTTCGGCGCGATCGGCCTGATCCTGGCCACCTACGGCACCCTGATGCTGAACTTCTGCGACTTCGCGCGCTTCGCACCGGACGAACGCACCGTACGCCGGGGCAATTTCTGGGGCCTGCCGATCAACTCCTCGGCCTTCGCGCTGCTTTCGGTGATCGTCACCGCCGGCAGCATCAAGGTCTACGGGTCGGCGATCACCGATCCCGCGCTGCTCATCGCCAAGGTGGGCAACACCGCGGTCCTGGTGATCGGCGCCCTGACCTTCGCCATCGCCACCATGGGCGTGAACATCGTGGCCAACTTCGTCTCACCCGCCTACGACGTGGCCAACGTGTGGCCGCAGCGGATCAGCTTCCGGGTCGGCGGCCTGATCAGCACGGTCGCCGCGCTGCTGGTGACGCCGTGGAACCTCTACTCCAACCCCGACGTCGTCAACTACTTCCTCGGCGGTCTCGGCGCCTTCCTGGGACCGCTGTTCGGGATCATCATGGTCGACTACTACCTGGTCAAGGGCGGCCGGATCGACGTCCCCGCGCTCTTCGACGCGGGTCCTGACGGCCCGTACCACTACCGCAGGGGCGTCAACCTCCGCGCTGTCGGCGCCTTCGTGCCGACGGCGGCGGTCAGCGCCGTCATCGCCCTGGTGCACACGTTCTCGCAGACCGCCCCGTACTCCTGGTTCATCGGCACGGCGAGCGCCGCGCTGCTCTACCTGGCACTGAACCGCGGCCGGACGGCCGAGCGGGCGGCGCCGGAGCCGTCGGTCCCTTCGCCGGCGGCGGCGGGGCCGAACTGA